The following are from one region of the Bacteroidota bacterium genome:
- a CDS encoding endonuclease MutS2 translates to MIDYLNSIAKLEFPKVKNHIKRFAVSEAAKEKINNLIPICSFEEIRNRLDGITEAKSLLESDDPLPLDNLPEIREALNRAGILDYAIPASEIYSIGIFLKTSRVISSYFSKRKSKYLLLNQLTEPLYIDKILEYNIDRTIDESGQIKDSASAELKKIRKELNDKSESLRKRLDAILKNASSLGWTQEELITARDGRMVIPVKIENKNRVPGFVHSMSASGATVFIEPAETLDMNNDIRSLQFQELREIEKILRELTTQIRDVKDNLKHNVEILSELDFLQAAANYSIEIIGCAPLLNEKNYFYLIEGRHPVLLLKQPRAKVIPLTLELGKNFSTLIITGPNAGGKSVAIKAFGLLAIMVQSGLHIPASPDSEFGVYNKIFVDIGDEQSIENDLSTFSSHLVNINIIMKEAEETSLVLIDEIGAGTDPTEGSALAEAILEDLTNRKTHTLVTTHHGTLKAFAHETQGIENGAMEFDHHTLKPTYRFISGIPGSSYALEMAKRIGLPEALIQRSIYFRGEATHSLENLLVEIETKQQILKDEITLVQEERISLENLISEYTTKNKSLQKEIKQIKSKAVDEAKAIIDGANSLIEKTIQQIREEGASKLAIKQAHSAIEQIISTHISLAKEFEIEKNHTLDVSFTIGDKVKLKDSNEVGEIIEGVGDNHFNVLFGQFKIKVHNMNLVKVKSTTPILQRTKNLDIHAERPSSEIDLRGTTGEEAVILLDKFIDTAILYGLNRLDIIHGKGTGLLQKKVSEYLRKHAHVKSFRLGEWNEGGYGVTVVALK, encoded by the coding sequence GACTTGATGGTATCACCGAAGCAAAATCACTCCTCGAATCAGACGACCCACTCCCATTAGATAATCTTCCTGAAATCCGGGAAGCTTTGAATCGTGCGGGGATATTAGACTATGCAATACCCGCTTCCGAAATATATTCAATCGGAATTTTTCTAAAAACATCAAGAGTCATTTCTTCATACTTCAGTAAAAGAAAATCGAAGTATCTACTTTTAAATCAATTAACAGAACCTCTTTATATCGACAAAATTCTTGAATACAATATTGATCGAACTATAGATGAAAGCGGACAAATTAAAGATTCCGCATCAGCCGAACTTAAAAAAATCCGGAAAGAGTTAAACGATAAATCGGAAAGCCTGCGTAAAAGATTGGATGCTATCCTGAAAAATGCTTCATCATTAGGGTGGACGCAGGAAGAATTGATAACAGCGCGCGACGGAAGAATGGTGATACCTGTAAAAATTGAGAACAAAAATCGTGTGCCGGGATTTGTGCACAGTATGTCGGCGAGTGGGGCTACGGTTTTTATTGAACCGGCAGAAACTCTCGATATGAACAATGATATCAGAAGTCTGCAATTCCAAGAATTACGGGAAATCGAAAAGATACTAAGAGAATTAACGACACAAATTCGCGATGTAAAAGACAACCTGAAACACAATGTTGAAATACTCAGCGAGCTTGATTTTCTACAAGCCGCCGCAAATTATTCAATTGAAATAATTGGCTGTGCTCCGCTATTGAATGAAAAAAATTATTTCTATCTGATTGAGGGCAGACACCCTGTCCTTTTGCTGAAACAACCAAGAGCTAAAGTTATTCCTTTAACACTTGAGTTAGGTAAAAATTTTTCCACATTAATCATAACAGGTCCTAATGCTGGTGGTAAAAGCGTTGCAATCAAGGCATTCGGTCTTTTGGCTATTATGGTTCAATCTGGTTTGCATATTCCAGCTTCTCCGGATTCAGAATTTGGTGTGTACAATAAAATTTTCGTGGATATTGGTGATGAGCAATCAATAGAGAACGACCTTAGCACATTCAGCTCACATTTGGTTAATATAAACATAATTATGAAGGAAGCTGAGGAAACGAGTTTAGTTTTGATAGATGAAATTGGAGCCGGCACCGATCCAACCGAAGGCAGCGCACTTGCCGAAGCAATTTTGGAAGATCTCACGAACCGGAAAACTCACACACTCGTTACAACTCATCACGGCACTCTGAAAGCATTCGCCCACGAAACGCAAGGAATCGAAAACGGAGCAATGGAATTCGATCATCACACTTTGAAACCAACATATCGCTTTATCTCCGGAATCCCCGGAAGCAGCTATGCTTTAGAAATGGCAAAAAGAATAGGGTTACCTGAAGCTTTAATTCAGCGTTCTATTTATTTTCGTGGTGAAGCAACTCACAGTCTCGAAAATTTATTAGTCGAAATTGAAACGAAACAACAAATCCTCAAAGACGAAATCACGCTTGTTCAAGAAGAGAGAATTAGTTTAGAAAATTTAATCTCCGAATACACAACAAAAAATAAATCGCTCCAAAAAGAAATCAAACAAATAAAGTCAAAAGCTGTGGATGAGGCAAAGGCGATAATTGATGGTGCTAATTCACTAATAGAAAAAACTATTCAACAAATACGCGAAGAAGGTGCAAGCAAATTAGCAATCAAACAAGCTCATTCTGCAATTGAACAAATCATAAGTACGCATATCAGTTTAGCCAAGGAGTTTGAAATTGAGAAAAACCACACTCTTGATGTATCATTTACGATAGGCGATAAGGTTAAACTAAAAGATAGTAACGAAGTCGGTGAAATTATTGAAGGTGTTGGTGATAATCACTTTAACGTATTATTCGGGCAGTTTAAAATTAAAGTACATAATATGAATTTAGTTAAAGTTAAATCAACCACTCCCATTTTACAACGAACTAAAAATTTGGATATACATGCCGAAAGACCATCGAGCGAAATCGATTTACGCGGAACCACCGGCGAAGAAGCAGTGATTTTATTGGATAAATTTATTGATACCGCCATTCTTTATGGCTTAAATAGGCTTGATATCATTCACGGCAAGGGGACTGGATTGCTGCAAAAAAAAGTTTCGGAGTATCTTAGGAAGCATGCTCATGTGAAATCATTTCGATTAGGTGAATGGAACGAAGGTGGGTATGGTGTTACGGTGGTGGCCCTAAAATGA